The following proteins come from a genomic window of Leptospira bandrabouensis:
- a CDS encoding UDP-glucuronic acid decarboxylase family protein, which yields MAKRILITGGAGFIGSHLAETLLNAGNQIIVLDNFHTGRKENLTHLLGNPNFELIRHDITDPIKLEVDEIYNMACPASPVHYQSNPIKTTKTNVLGMMNMLGLAKRVKARILQASTSEVYGNPLEHPQTESYWGNVNTIGIRSCYDEGKRVAETLCFDYHRQHGVDIRVIRIFNTYGPRMIPDDGRVVSNFIVQALRGENITIYGDGSQTRSFCYVDDLVRGIISMMNTDGFVGPVNLGNDGEFTVKELAELVIKETGSKSKIIYLPLPQDDPTRRKPNLSLAKEKLNYSTTVPLVEGVKKTIEYFSKRV from the coding sequence ATGGCAAAAAGAATCCTTATCACAGGTGGAGCCGGATTCATCGGATCCCATCTAGCAGAAACTCTTTTGAACGCTGGGAACCAAATCATCGTATTGGACAATTTCCATACCGGACGAAAAGAAAACCTGACTCATCTTCTCGGGAATCCAAATTTCGAACTGATCCGCCACGACATTACGGATCCAATCAAATTGGAAGTGGATGAGATTTATAATATGGCTTGTCCTGCATCTCCAGTTCATTACCAAAGTAATCCCATCAAAACTACCAAAACGAATGTTTTGGGGATGATGAACATGCTTGGTCTTGCAAAAAGAGTGAAAGCAAGAATCCTACAAGCTAGTACTTCCGAAGTTTACGGAAATCCACTAGAACATCCTCAAACGGAATCATATTGGGGAAATGTGAACACAATTGGAATTCGTAGTTGTTATGATGAAGGAAAACGAGTAGCAGAAACATTGTGTTTCGATTATCACCGCCAACACGGGGTAGACATTCGAGTAATTCGTATTTTTAATACGTATGGTCCAAGAATGATCCCAGATGATGGTCGTGTAGTAAGCAATTTCATCGTACAAGCGTTACGTGGAGAAAACATTACCATTTATGGTGACGGAAGCCAAACACGTTCCTTCTGTTACGTAGATGATTTAGTGCGTGGAATCATTTCTATGATGAATACGGATGGTTTCGTTGGACCTGTAAACTTAGGTAATGATGGCGAATTTACAGTTAAGGAATTAGCTGAACTCGTAATCAAAGAGACAGGAAGTAAATCCAAAATTATTTATCTTCCGCTCCCACAAGATGATCCGACCAGAAGAAAACCAAACCTCAGTTTGGCGAAAGAGAAATTGAATTATTCAACGACCGTCCCATTAGTGGAAGGCGTAAAAAAAACCATCGAATATTTTAGCAAAAGAGTATAA
- a CDS encoding M50 family metallopeptidase: MMAEKPVKFVIFLSLILSLVAFWDHQFTSYLKEFVVLIHEICHATAALFSGGVVKGIALHGNEGGETIAVPASFRGSFILVVSAGYIGSSLVGAFLLRLGFQGRHARQTMILLGLFLISVSVLYSKLGELAYLTGIFWGVGILVAGMLGETISILSLVFLGTSISLYSLYDLSDFAERLTETDAGILAFWMAGLGPEDLQNEEVPTVVVVLGYMIATLWSLLSVGIIFMSLRSSLSHEETHDIPSMEESFERFPGDLSPEAKLWLEKRGVDPESGIVLPPNLFQDFPPKDNSP; this comes from the coding sequence ATGATGGCAGAAAAACCAGTCAAATTTGTCATTTTTCTTTCTTTGATTCTGAGCTTAGTTGCGTTTTGGGACCACCAATTCACTTCTTATCTCAAAGAATTTGTTGTACTCATCCATGAAATCTGTCATGCCACAGCCGCACTCTTTAGCGGTGGAGTGGTCAAAGGAATCGCACTTCATGGAAACGAAGGTGGAGAAACCATTGCAGTTCCTGCATCTTTTCGTGGTTCTTTTATTTTAGTAGTTTCTGCCGGTTACATTGGATCCTCCCTCGTCGGTGCCTTTTTGCTACGTTTAGGTTTCCAAGGTCGCCATGCTCGCCAAACAATGATTTTGTTAGGATTATTTTTAATCTCAGTTAGCGTTTTGTATTCCAAATTAGGTGAACTTGCTTACCTCACAGGAATTTTTTGGGGAGTAGGAATTCTCGTAGCAGGAATGTTAGGCGAAACTATTTCGATTTTATCTTTAGTTTTTTTAGGTACAAGTATCTCTTTATATTCTTTGTATGACCTCTCTGATTTTGCAGAACGATTGACGGAAACCGATGCGGGGATCCTTGCCTTCTGGATGGCTGGACTTGGGCCGGAAGATCTACAAAACGAGGAAGTTCCGACCGTAGTTGTGGTGCTTGGTTACATGATTGCAACCCTATGGTCTCTTCTCAGTGTCGGTATCATTTTTATGTCCCTACGAAGTTCCCTCAGCCACGAAGAAACCCATGATATTCCTAGTATGGAAGAGAGTTTCGAACGTTTTCCTGGGGATCTTTCTCCGGAGGCAAAACTTTGGTTGGAAAAACGAGGTGTCGACCCCGAAAGCGGAATCGTTTTACCCCCCAATTTGTTCCAGGACTTCCCTCCCAAAGACAACAGTCCTTAG
- a CDS encoding PP2C family protein-serine/threonine phosphatase, protein MRELAITILSSLLFFLILLFAFIGFQNNAKRLPFYHYPSGLIVNIGEENRTHWGNSVVQEDLEKFESITDFSNIDSFPLHIKDHKGEIYEENFKLTKVRKTDVLNVFFSDLFLAFFSLAIAVYFYYSTRDALIFGFFFNFGLIILSNVFVLTFNNSIFLFILTLYFGSFLQYHLIYRLRGKEINSKWLLPQVLISFIMAMIASQEKYDMVLIERVALIAHAITVLFGSINIIANIYEIIRSKPQEEALLKRVVLVSSIFLYVALPISIIFFDGYPWFFVHRSLFISTYLLFILSFFYGTYRYTFVPSLVIFTPSIVTLILVSIILGTYIGSIFILDFIFPIRYLKDRWVFNLIYLFLVTAYLIPLKLKVKELFDYWFFEQNPKLSEGINKIAGLLSSPLSMRKTILTINRTVKETVNVSNIIILIPGDQFASTDLKNINFVRISPQSEIWNYFKSTDRVTVTSHLEYGIGLRETLYNFLKGLNVQLAFPAYDSSTNKKNIQAMILIGEKLDKKYFSIGELKFINEVVKISGMLLENYSLLEDEIQKRKIVRDIQTASIVDNTLRLILPSEVKGIDYGYISKPAVGISGDYLDIIPISQTKMIVLLGDVAGHGLGTGFLVSAIKGIVREQLRNGTSLEGLFREINSFFRARYKGNEFMTLLGGVFDSNENVFKYVNAGHLSLIEMRADGQIKLHSKTQRVLGILETEYHAQELKLIPGTKLFLYSDGITEAFSERDEIFGEETLIEFLHFNAEKTVKEIPALLDAKMTNFRGNREQSDDITFIGLSFTPN, encoded by the coding sequence ATGAGAGAACTTGCCATAACCATACTTTCATCTCTTTTATTTTTTTTAATCCTTCTATTTGCTTTTATAGGATTTCAAAATAACGCAAAAAGACTTCCCTTTTACCATTATCCTTCTGGACTCATTGTAAATATTGGCGAAGAAAACCGGACCCACTGGGGAAATTCAGTGGTTCAGGAAGATTTAGAAAAATTTGAATCCATTACCGATTTTTCAAATATAGACTCCTTTCCTTTACATATCAAAGACCATAAAGGCGAAATTTACGAAGAAAATTTTAAACTTACGAAAGTTCGCAAAACAGATGTTTTGAATGTATTTTTTTCTGATTTATTTTTGGCATTTTTTAGTTTGGCAATTGCTGTTTATTTTTATTATTCCACAAGAGATGCATTGATATTTGGTTTCTTTTTTAATTTTGGCCTTATCATTCTTTCGAACGTTTTTGTATTAACTTTTAATAATTCTATTTTTCTTTTTATTTTGACCCTCTATTTCGGCAGTTTTTTACAATACCATTTGATCTACAGGCTACGTGGAAAAGAGATCAATTCTAAATGGTTATTACCGCAAGTATTGATTTCTTTTATTATGGCAATGATCGCATCACAAGAAAAATACGATATGGTGCTTATCGAAAGAGTGGCTCTGATAGCTCATGCCATCACCGTTTTATTTGGCTCCATCAATATCATCGCCAATATTTATGAAATTATTAGATCCAAACCGCAAGAAGAAGCTCTTCTCAAACGAGTCGTTTTAGTTTCATCTATTTTCCTTTACGTAGCCCTTCCTATTAGCATTATTTTTTTTGATGGATACCCTTGGTTTTTCGTACATAGATCCTTGTTCATTTCGACTTACCTTTTATTTATTCTTTCTTTTTTTTATGGAACTTACCGTTACACCTTTGTTCCATCTCTAGTCATTTTTACTCCAAGTATTGTCACTTTGATTTTGGTTTCTATCATTTTGGGAACCTACATCGGCTCTATTTTCATTTTAGATTTTATTTTTCCTATTCGATATCTAAAAGATCGTTGGGTATTTAACCTCATTTATCTTTTTTTAGTTACTGCATATTTGATTCCACTCAAACTCAAAGTAAAAGAATTATTTGATTATTGGTTTTTTGAACAAAACCCAAAACTCAGCGAAGGGATCAATAAAATTGCAGGTTTATTATCTTCTCCGCTTTCGATGCGAAAAACAATTCTAACCATCAATCGTACTGTAAAAGAAACTGTGAATGTTTCGAATATCATTATATTAATTCCAGGTGATCAATTTGCCAGCACTGACTTAAAAAATATAAACTTCGTACGAATTTCGCCTCAATCTGAAATATGGAATTATTTCAAAAGTACGGACCGAGTCACCGTAACTTCACATTTAGAATATGGAATTGGACTAAGAGAGACATTATATAATTTTCTAAAAGGATTAAATGTTCAGTTAGCATTCCCTGCTTATGACTCATCCACTAACAAAAAAAATATCCAAGCGATGATTCTCATTGGAGAGAAATTAGATAAAAAATATTTCTCTATTGGAGAATTAAAGTTTATTAATGAAGTTGTCAAAATTTCGGGTATGTTACTCGAAAACTATAGTTTGTTAGAAGATGAAATTCAGAAACGTAAAATCGTAAGGGATATTCAAACTGCTTCCATTGTTGACAACACTCTCAGACTCATATTACCTAGTGAAGTCAAAGGAATCGATTACGGCTATATTTCTAAACCTGCTGTGGGAATTTCGGGAGATTATTTAGACATCATACCAATTTCTCAAACCAAAATGATAGTTTTGTTAGGTGATGTTGCTGGACATGGACTTGGTACGGGATTTTTAGTCAGTGCGATCAAAGGAATTGTCAGAGAACAACTTAGAAATGGAACTTCTCTCGAAGGTTTATTTCGCGAAATCAATTCGTTTTTCCGTGCAAGGTACAAAGGGAATGAGTTTATGACTCTCCTTGGAGGAGTATTCGATTCGAATGAAAATGTTTTCAAATATGTAAATGCAGGGCATCTTTCGTTAATTGAAATGCGTGCTGATGGCCAAATTAAATTACATTCCAAAACGCAACGAGTTCTTGGAATTTTAGAAACAGAATACCATGCGCAAGAATTAAAATTAATCCCTGGAACTAAATTATTCCTCTACTCAGATGGAATCACAGAAGCCTTTAGTGAACGCGATGAGATTTTTGGAGAGGAAACTTTAATCGAATTTTTGCATTTTAATGCCGAAAAAACCGTAAAAGAAATCCCAGCACTTCTTGATGCGAAGATGACAAATTTTCGCGGGAACCGAGAACAATCGGATGATATTACATTTATTGGTCTTTCTTTTACCCCCAATTAG